The proteins below are encoded in one region of Betaproteobacteria bacterium:
- a CDS encoding bifunctional protein-serine/threonine kinase/phosphatase gives MPLNIDLGYASLTGPRERNEDYCGVATPDGQDLENKGVIAAVADGIGGHKGGREASEYTVRGLLSDYFATPDTWGVPRAIETVTTALNRWVIAEGSRNSELAGMATTLSVLVLRGRRFYTAHIGDSRIYRLQGGTLQQMTVDHIWEHPELNNVLSRAIGLDPRVLLDFSDGELALNDRFLLVSDGVWGVLPDVLMTEILLDHPEPQGAAAALTSLALAHGGHDNATAVVVDILALPSANLRDSLEVAANLPLPHRLKVGHELDEMIVEEVLHDARETLLYRVRNPRNNQQLVLKTLQPAMESDPSAIAALLMEEWRARRVVSPFFPQVVPSEQRSCLYYLMTWHAGATLQARLDADQHFPVGEVVRLGIALLKAIAALHRLDIVHRDIKTDNIHLGNDGVLRVLDLGVAISLAERKPDDPIGQAGTPSYMAPELFDNPEPQQGYDLYAAGVTLYHLLTRKYPYGEIEPFQTPRFGEPARPTRWRPEIPGWLENILLKAVAREAKDCFETAEEFVLALERGATRPIAAPSRQPLIQRNPLQFWKGVAAVSIAVNLILLLKLLR, from the coding sequence ATGCCCCTGAATATTGATCTCGGCTACGCGTCGCTGACCGGGCCGCGCGAGCGTAATGAAGATTATTGCGGTGTTGCCACGCCCGATGGCCAGGACCTCGAAAACAAGGGGGTGATCGCCGCGGTGGCCGACGGCATCGGCGGCCACAAGGGCGGTCGGGAGGCTTCCGAATATACGGTGCGTGGGCTCCTCTCGGATTATTTCGCTACGCCGGACACCTGGGGTGTGCCACGCGCGATCGAGACAGTGACAACGGCACTCAATCGCTGGGTGATTGCCGAAGGCAGCCGCAACAGCGAACTGGCCGGCATGGCGACCACGCTATCGGTGCTGGTCTTGCGCGGTCGCCGCTTCTATACGGCGCATATTGGCGATAGCCGCATTTATCGCCTGCAAGGTGGCACGTTGCAGCAAATGACGGTCGATCATATCTGGGAGCATCCGGAACTGAATAACGTGCTGTCGCGCGCGATCGGCCTTGATCCGCGCGTGCTGCTCGACTTTTCCGATGGCGAGCTGGCGCTCAATGATCGCTTTCTGCTTGTTTCGGATGGGGTGTGGGGTGTTCTGCCAGATGTGCTGATGACCGAGATATTGCTGGATCATCCGGAGCCGCAGGGCGCTGCGGCCGCGTTGACCAGTCTGGCACTGGCTCACGGTGGTCATGACAATGCAACGGCCGTGGTCGTCGATATCCTTGCGCTGCCATCGGCGAACCTGCGTGACAGTCTCGAGGTGGCGGCCAATCTGCCCCTGCCGCATCGTCTTAAAGTCGGCCATGAGCTTGACGAGATGATTGTCGAAGAAGTGCTGCATGATGCGCGCGAAACGCTGCTCTATCGCGTGCGAAATCCGCGCAACAACCAGCAACTGGTATTGAAAACCCTGCAGCCGGCCATGGAGAGCGACCCGAGTGCCATTGCTGCGCTGCTGATGGAGGAGTGGCGGGCCAGGCGTGTTGTTTCGCCATTTTTCCCGCAGGTGGTCCCCAGCGAGCAGCGCAGTTGTTTGTATTACCTGATGACCTGGCATGCCGGTGCGACACTGCAAGCGCGACTGGATGCAGACCAGCATTTTCCGGTGGGCGAAGTCGTGCGGCTGGGTATTGCCTTGCTCAAGGCGATTGCCGCACTGCATCGACTGGATATCGTGCATCGCGACATCAAGACCGACAATATCCACCTCGGCAACGATGGGGTGCTGCGCGTCCTTGATCTGGGGGTTGCGATCAGTCTGGCCGAACGCAAGCCGGATGATCCGATCGGTCAGGCGGGTACGCCCTCCTATATGGCACCCGAGTTGTTTGACAATCCCGAGCCGCAGCAGGGTTACGATCTGTACGCTGCCGGTGTGACGCTCTATCATCTGCTGACCCGCAAGTATCCCTACGGTGAGATCGAACCCTTCCAGACCCCGAGGTTTGGAGAGCCGGCTCGCCCGACGCGCTGGCGGCCCGAAATTCCCGGCTGGCTGGAGAATATTCTTCTCAAGGCAGTGGCCCGCGAGGCCAAGGATTGTTTCGAGACTGCCGAGGAATTTGTGCTGGCGCTGGAGCGTGGCGCCACTCGGCCAATTGCGGCGCCCAGTCGGCAGCCATTGATCCAGCGCAATCCGCTTCAATTCTGGAAAGGCGTTGCTGCAGTATCCATCGCGGTCAACCTGATTTTATTGCTGAAACTCTTGCGATAG
- a CDS encoding NarK/NasA family nitrate transporter, with amino-acid sequence MDKKSFLQAGHTPTLLAAFLYFDLAFMVWVLLGPLGISIAKELGLSHAEKGMMVATPVLAGALLRIVMGILVDRLSPKKAAIIGQVVVIAAMTYAWQVGVHSYAEVLILGLFLGVAGASFAAALPLASRWYPAEHQGTAMGIAGAGNSGTALAALFAPGLAAAFGWVNVFGIVLIPLIIVLIAFIFMAKDAPDAPPPKTFAEYMKVLKDRDAWWFMFFYSVTFGGFVGLASSLVIYFNTQYGLDPKMAGFFTAGCVFAGSLVRPIGGNVADRIGGVKSLSVMYVFAAFFLAMVSFGLPEAWMALAAFVGAMLALGMGNGAVFQLVPQRFKKEIGVMTGLVGMAGGVGGFYLASSLGYSKQLTGTYQSGFLIFAALAVLALVGLTGVKTRWRTTWGASHLTAAKI; translated from the coding sequence ATGGACAAGAAATCATTTTTGCAGGCGGGTCATACGCCAACGCTGCTCGCGGCTTTTCTCTACTTCGATCTCGCCTTCATGGTCTGGGTTCTGCTCGGCCCCCTGGGCATCAGCATTGCCAAGGAACTGGGGCTGTCTCATGCCGAAAAGGGCATGATGGTCGCCACGCCGGTGCTGGCTGGTGCGCTGCTGCGCATTGTCATGGGCATCCTGGTTGATCGCCTATCGCCGAAAAAAGCGGCAATCATCGGTCAGGTCGTTGTCATCGCTGCCATGACTTACGCCTGGCAGGTCGGTGTGCATTCCTACGCTGAAGTGCTGATCCTCGGCCTCTTCCTCGGTGTTGCAGGCGCTTCCTTTGCTGCCGCGCTGCCGTTGGCCTCACGCTGGTATCCGGCCGAGCATCAGGGCACAGCGATGGGTATTGCCGGTGCCGGAAACTCGGGCACAGCGCTCGCCGCCTTGTTTGCGCCGGGTCTGGCTGCCGCTTTCGGCTGGGTCAATGTGTTCGGTATCGTGCTGATTCCGCTGATCATTGTCCTGATTGCCTTCATCTTCATGGCCAAGGATGCGCCGGATGCGCCGCCGCCGAAGACTTTTGCCGAATACATGAAAGTGCTCAAGGATCGTGATGCCTGGTGGTTCATGTTCTTCTACTCGGTGACCTTCGGTGGTTTTGTTGGCCTGGCTTCTTCACTGGTGATCTATTTCAACACCCAGTATGGCCTTGATCCGAAGATGGCAGGTTTCTTCACCGCAGGCTGTGTATTTGCCGGTTCGCTGGTTCGCCCGATCGGCGGCAACGTTGCTGACCGTATCGGCGGTGTCAAGTCGCTGTCCGTGATGTATGTCTTCGCTGCATTCTTCCTTGCGATGGTCAGCTTCGGTCTGCCGGAAGCCTGGATGGCCCTGGCTGCCTTTGTTGGCGCCATGCTGGCCTTGGGGATGGGTAACGGTGCTGTCTTCCAGTTGGTACCGCAGCGCTTCAAGAAGGAAATTGGCGTCATGACTGGCTTGGTCGGCATGGCCGGTGGTGTCGGCGGCTTCTACCTGGCTTCCAGCCTGGGTTACTCCAAGCAATTGACCGGAACCTACCAGTCCGGCTTCCTGATCTTTGCCGCCCTTGCCGTGTTGGCACTGGTTGGCCTGACTGGTGTCAAGACTCGCTGGCGTACGACGTGGGGTGCCAGCCACCTGACGGCTGCCAAGATCTGA